In one Gossypium hirsutum isolate 1008001.06 chromosome D09, Gossypium_hirsutum_v2.1, whole genome shotgun sequence genomic region, the following are encoded:
- the LOC107941770 gene encoding acyltransferase-like protein At3g26840, chloroplastic isoform X2, producing the protein MLLILLSSSFCLGLMAWGLDFLNIIINWENLVKLVERTVRSEYKRSPDRPIYIVGESLGACIALDIAARNPDVDLVLILANPATSFSRSQLQSLIPVLQVMPDQLSLYFSYMLNLASGDPLRMAIENVAKGLMPHQIVGELTQDLVAMSSYLCVLADMLPRETLLWKLQMLKSASSSANSHLHAVKNQALLLCSGKDQLFPSEEEAQRLYHMLPKCEKRVLEESGHFLFLEDGFDLVTAIKGASFYRQGKYLDYVSDYIPPTPYEFKKIYESNRWVLAVTSPVMLSTLEDGKVVRGLAGIPSEGPVLYVGYHMLLGFELAPLVLQFLMERNILLRGIAHPMMFTRAKEGRMLDLGSFDTYRLMGAVPVSGSNFYKLLSSKSHALLYPGGVREALHRKGEEYKLFWPEQSEFVRMASRFGAKIVPFGVVGEDDVGELVFDYNDQMQIPSLRTFIKELTEEVVHLRIDASGEVSNQDVYLPGVVPKLPGRFYYYFGKPIETKERKEELRNRERAHEVYLHVKTEVEKCIAYLKEKREEDPYRNLMTRLVYQATHGFEAQVPTFEL; encoded by the exons ATGCTCCTGATTCTCCTCTCCTCCTCTTTTTGCCTG GGATTGATGGCATGGGGCTTGGACTTTTTAAACATCATCATAAACTGGGAAA ATCTAGTGAAGCTGGTTGAAAGAACAGTAAGGTCCGAGTACAAGAGATCACCAGACCGACCAATTTATATTGTTGGAGAGTCTCTTGGAGCATGCATTGCCTTAGATATTGCTGCTCGTAACCCTGATGTTGATCTTGTGCTAATTTTGGCCAATCCAG CTACATCATTTAGCAGGTCACAATTACAATCTCTAATACCTGTACTGCAAGTCATGCCTGATCAACTCTCGTTGTACTTCTCTTACATGCTGAACTTGGCATCAG GTGATCCTTTGAGGATGGCCATCGAAAATGTGGCAAAGGGACTTATGCCACACCAAATTGTTGGAGAGCTAACACAGGATCTGGTTGCAATGTCGTCTTATCTCTGT GTTCTGGCTGACATGTTACCCAGGGAAACACTTCTCTGGAAGCTACAAATgcttaaatctgcttcttcaTCTGCCAATTCACATCTCCATGCTGTAAAAAATCAAGCATTGTTGCTTTGCAG TGGGAAGGATCAGTTGTTTCCCAGTGAAGAGGAAGCTCAAAGACTGTACCACATGTTGCCTAAATGTGAGAAACGCGTGCTTGAAGAAAGCGGGCATTTTCTCTTCTTA GAAGACGGTTTTGATTTGGTAACAGCCATCAAGGGTGCTAGTTTCTATCGCCAAGGAAAATACCTTGACTACGTGTCAGATTACATACCACCCACACCTTatgaatttaagaaaatatatgaaTCAAACAG ATGGGTACTTGCTGTTACTAGTCCTGTGATGCTCTCAACTTTAGAGGATGGCAAAGTGGTGAGGGGCCTGGCTGGAATCCCCTCAGAAGGACCAGTCTTGTATGTTGGGTATCACATGTTGCTGGGATTTGAATTGGCTCCCCTAGTGCTTCAGTTTCTCATGGAGAGAAATATTCTTTTGCGAGGGATAGCCCATCCGATGATGTTTACTAGAGCCAAAGAAGGCAGAATGCTTGATCTAGGTTCATTTGACACATATAGACTAATGGGTGCAGTTCCTGTGTCTGGATCCAACTTCTACAAACTTTTATCTTCAAAGTCTCATGCCTTACTGTATCCTGGAGGTGTTCGTGAGGCTCTTCATAGGAAG gGAGAAGAATACAAGTTATTTTGGCCGGAACAGTCGGAGTTTGTGAGGATGGCATCTAGATTTGGAGCCAAAATTGTACCTTTTGGCGTGGTAGGAGAAGATGATGTTGGTGAG CTAGTTTTTGACTACAATGATCAGATGCAAATCCCTTCATTGAGGACGTTCATAAAAGAGCTCACAGAAGAGGTTGTGCACTTGAG GATTGATGCCAGTGGCGAAGTGTCGAACCAAGATGTCTACCTTCCCGGAGTTGTTCCTAAATTGCCAGGCcgattttattactattttgggAAACCTATTGAAACAAAAG aGAGGAAAGAAGAGCTAAGAAACAGGGAGAGAGCTCATGAAGTATATTTGCATGTGAAGACAGAGGTTGAGAAATGCATAGCCTACTTGaaggaaaaaagagaagaagatccCTACAGGAATTTAATGACTCGGTTGGTGTACCAGGCCACGCATGGCTTCGAAGCTCAAGTCCCGACATTTGAGCTTTGA
- the LOC107941770 gene encoding acyltransferase-like protein At3g26840, chloroplastic isoform X1: MAATGPSLFVASPLVTSTAGNSVRNRCLSSFRAMAVSADQKSSPATVATRSTEKGRWLEEKNRKGRKEEEELTSNIYSNPQEITDENGNTLREYFQECKDLMIQSKAGPPRWFTPLECGSHAPDSPLLLFLPGIDGMGLGLFKHHHKLGKIFEIWCLHIPVTDKTSFTDLVKLVERTVRSEYKRSPDRPIYIVGESLGACIALDIAARNPDVDLVLILANPATSFSRSQLQSLIPVLQVMPDQLSLYFSYMLNLASGDPLRMAIENVAKGLMPHQIVGELTQDLVAMSSYLCVLADMLPRETLLWKLQMLKSASSSANSHLHAVKNQALLLCSGKDQLFPSEEEAQRLYHMLPKCEKRVLEESGHFLFLEDGFDLVTAIKGASFYRQGKYLDYVSDYIPPTPYEFKKIYESNRWVLAVTSPVMLSTLEDGKVVRGLAGIPSEGPVLYVGYHMLLGFELAPLVLQFLMERNILLRGIAHPMMFTRAKEGRMLDLGSFDTYRLMGAVPVSGSNFYKLLSSKSHALLYPGGVREALHRKGEEYKLFWPEQSEFVRMASRFGAKIVPFGVVGEDDVGELVFDYNDQMQIPSLRTFIKELTEEVVHLRIDASGEVSNQDVYLPGVVPKLPGRFYYYFGKPIETKERKEELRNRERAHEVYLHVKTEVEKCIAYLKEKREEDPYRNLMTRLVYQATHGFEAQVPTFEL; encoded by the exons ATGGCGGCAACCGGACCTTCTCTGTTTGTCGCCAGTCCGTTAGTGACGTCAACGGCCGGAAACTCGGTGAGGAACCGGTGCTTAAGCTCATTTCGAGCGATGGCGGTGTCTGCAGATCAGAAATCGTCACCGGCGACGGTTGCAACGAGGTCAACGGAGAAGGGAAGATGGTTGGAAGAGAAGAATAGGAAGggaaggaaggaagaagaagagttAACATCGAATATTTACTCGAATCCTCAGGAAATAACCGACGAGAATGGAAACACGTTGAGAGAATATTTCCAAGAGTGCAAAGATTTGATGATCCAATCAAAGGCAGGGCCGCCACGGTGGTTTACTCCTTTGGAGTGCGGGTCCCATGCTCCTGATTCTCCTCTCCTCCTCTTTTTGCCTG GGATTGATGGCATGGGGCTTGGACTTTTTAAACATCATCATAAACTGGGAAA GATTTTCGAAATTTGGTGTTTGCATATTCCAGTAACGGATAAAACATCATTTACAG ATCTAGTGAAGCTGGTTGAAAGAACAGTAAGGTCCGAGTACAAGAGATCACCAGACCGACCAATTTATATTGTTGGAGAGTCTCTTGGAGCATGCATTGCCTTAGATATTGCTGCTCGTAACCCTGATGTTGATCTTGTGCTAATTTTGGCCAATCCAG CTACATCATTTAGCAGGTCACAATTACAATCTCTAATACCTGTACTGCAAGTCATGCCTGATCAACTCTCGTTGTACTTCTCTTACATGCTGAACTTGGCATCAG GTGATCCTTTGAGGATGGCCATCGAAAATGTGGCAAAGGGACTTATGCCACACCAAATTGTTGGAGAGCTAACACAGGATCTGGTTGCAATGTCGTCTTATCTCTGT GTTCTGGCTGACATGTTACCCAGGGAAACACTTCTCTGGAAGCTACAAATgcttaaatctgcttcttcaTCTGCCAATTCACATCTCCATGCTGTAAAAAATCAAGCATTGTTGCTTTGCAG TGGGAAGGATCAGTTGTTTCCCAGTGAAGAGGAAGCTCAAAGACTGTACCACATGTTGCCTAAATGTGAGAAACGCGTGCTTGAAGAAAGCGGGCATTTTCTCTTCTTA GAAGACGGTTTTGATTTGGTAACAGCCATCAAGGGTGCTAGTTTCTATCGCCAAGGAAAATACCTTGACTACGTGTCAGATTACATACCACCCACACCTTatgaatttaagaaaatatatgaaTCAAACAG ATGGGTACTTGCTGTTACTAGTCCTGTGATGCTCTCAACTTTAGAGGATGGCAAAGTGGTGAGGGGCCTGGCTGGAATCCCCTCAGAAGGACCAGTCTTGTATGTTGGGTATCACATGTTGCTGGGATTTGAATTGGCTCCCCTAGTGCTTCAGTTTCTCATGGAGAGAAATATTCTTTTGCGAGGGATAGCCCATCCGATGATGTTTACTAGAGCCAAAGAAGGCAGAATGCTTGATCTAGGTTCATTTGACACATATAGACTAATGGGTGCAGTTCCTGTGTCTGGATCCAACTTCTACAAACTTTTATCTTCAAAGTCTCATGCCTTACTGTATCCTGGAGGTGTTCGTGAGGCTCTTCATAGGAAG gGAGAAGAATACAAGTTATTTTGGCCGGAACAGTCGGAGTTTGTGAGGATGGCATCTAGATTTGGAGCCAAAATTGTACCTTTTGGCGTGGTAGGAGAAGATGATGTTGGTGAG CTAGTTTTTGACTACAATGATCAGATGCAAATCCCTTCATTGAGGACGTTCATAAAAGAGCTCACAGAAGAGGTTGTGCACTTGAG GATTGATGCCAGTGGCGAAGTGTCGAACCAAGATGTCTACCTTCCCGGAGTTGTTCCTAAATTGCCAGGCcgattttattactattttgggAAACCTATTGAAACAAAAG aGAGGAAAGAAGAGCTAAGAAACAGGGAGAGAGCTCATGAAGTATATTTGCATGTGAAGACAGAGGTTGAGAAATGCATAGCCTACTTGaaggaaaaaagagaagaagatccCTACAGGAATTTAATGACTCGGTTGGTGTACCAGGCCACGCATGGCTTCGAAGCTCAAGTCCCGACATTTGAGCTTTGA